The following is a genomic window from Nitrospira sp..
TTCCCGAATGGATAGGCGAGCAAATTGGCGTAGAAGGCGGGCGGCTCGATTTTCATCGATTGCCGGCGGTGGCGGGCTCTCAAGAGATGGTAATAGTACGCGCCGCACCCATAATGAAAATGCTGGCGGAGAAACGTCTTCGCCGTCAAATGATGGGCGTGGTAGACCACCGCTTCCGGCACATATCTCAACCGATAGCCCCGATGCTGCCATCGATCACACAACTCGCGGTCTTCTCCCGCAGATCGAGGGAACGAGAGGTCGAACCCTCCTATTTCGAGAAACTGCTTGGTCGGAAACGCCACGTTGCAGGAAGGGAAGAACCGCACTCTCTCAGGAATGTCGCTGTAGTACGCAAGAAGATAGGAGACGAGCAATTGGCTTGCGGTCGAATAGAGATTCTGCGTGAGCGCATTATATGTCTCTCCACCAACCGCACTATCCGGCGACGCGACGAATTGTGCCGCCACGACCTTTAACCAGTCGGACGCAGGCATACAGTCGTCATCCGTAAAAATGAGGACTTCGCCGGCAGCCTCGACGGCGCCCTTATTTCGCGCCGCCGCCGGGCCGGCATTTTCTTGCCGCAGGAGCGTGAGCGTGAGCAGGCCGTGAAACGGCTTCACCGCTTCATCCAACGGCGCGCCCCCTCCGTCGTCAACCACAATCACTTCACAACGATCACGCGGGTAGTCAAGACGACTACAGGCCCGCAGACAGGCGGCGAGCTGATCCGGCCGGTTATAGGTCGGAATCACGATTGAAATGAATGGCCGCTCCTTCTTCATAACGCCTCACCCCGCCATCGGCGTCGTTCCTGTGCTCAACAACGGGCGACACACGCACCGATTCAGAATCCGGTTCATCCCGCTCTGGGGCAACGGATGGCCCATGAGGAATTGGAACGCCGGAGCAAAATCCAACGGCGAGACGTCACCGAGATCCCTGCCCACCTCGATAGAAGGACCGGCAGCGGCCACGAAGCCGCTGAAGGTATGATAACTGCTCCGGTTGTAGTGCGATCGCCCCTGAACGAGTTCGGCCTTTGGATGACTCACCCGGTCCATCAAATACGGAGTGGCCCTCCACTCAACGGACAGATCGGGGAGGACCGTGGGAGAGGCACAGCGAAATGCGTCGGCGGTTCTAATCACTCTCTCAACGGCCGGCTTGCCGCTGCGCACATCCACTAACTGCCTAAGATCGGCCTCGATCTGATTCAGAAGGCGTTCATACTCACCCCCCGGCTCGACAATGCCTTGCGGCTCACGCCCGCGAAGATTCACGCGCACGAAGCTCGTATTGAGAGCCGGGATAGAGAATGCTTTGGTTTGAGCCCAATTCGTTTCAGGCTGGAGCCGGTCGGCCTCCAATCGAACTTGCACTCGCCGCGGAAGCCACTGACTCATTCTTGCGCGCACGTCGGGAGAAATGGATCGGCGAAGCCAGGTGAGCGCGTTAGGACTGCGCCGATCTCTCTGTGCAAGAGTCTGATACCCCAATTTCCTGCAAAAATCCTCGATGAGGCCCGTCGTGGGATGGAGATCTTTCATTCCGAACAGCGAAACGACGAAGACGTTTGCCTCATCGGGTAATTGCTTCAGCAACAGGCCCATTTCGCGGTCGATAGCCTGATAGACATCTCGTATGGCCGTGCTCAGGACACTCCCTTTGCCTGCCGCCTCGGCACATCGAATCCCTCCAGGGCGATAGTCCCAAAATCGATGCGCCGCCGTATGCGCTTCGACAAACGTAATGACCGCCAAATCATACCGATCCTGCGCCAGCAATCGGCGGCACAGCGTACCCTTCTCTTCTATGCGCTTGCGCATAAGGCGGCACGCCTCGATATCGTCTCGAAGCGAGCTGCCAGGTTTGAACACATCAATGTGTATCGGCGGGCCAACGTGGCGGCGAATCTCGCTCAACAGACTCGCGGGCTCGGCAGAAGGGGGAACGATCGCATGATTGTACTGTTGCTGAATTGCCCAATTCGTCAATTGAATGCCAGGCAAATCCGGCAAAAGCTCTGCTTCGAGGGCATCAATGATTGCAACTTTCTTCGAACCACCGCGCAAATAAGACCAGAACGGCAGAGTCTGAGCATCTTGCGCGGTAACATTTCGGAGGTCATATGTGCCTGGCATTAACTGGCGATTGAAATAATGCCCGTGCTCGCTCCGCGAGAGGCCGCTGAAAAATGACAGCCACGCCCCTTGCGTCGACAGCAACTCAGGGCCGCCGATGCGCCCATAGCAACCGCGCTGCATGATCGAGGCAATGGTCGGTAGATATCCGTCTTCAGTCCACTGTCGGATGAATCCAGCGTCGCCCCCATCAAGCCCCAATACAACCAGCGGCGGAATGTTGTTGCCCTTAGCCATAGAATGACCGTTCGAAAGTCTAGATCGCGCCATGTTCCTTGAACCATGCGGCGGTGCGATGCACCGCCTCTTTCGTGCCCACCTTCGGGCCGTAACCGAGTTCGCGGCGACTTTTGGAAAGGTCGA
Proteins encoded in this region:
- a CDS encoding Putative glycosyltransferase (Evidence 3 : Putative function from multiple computational evidences; MaGe:77309284); this encodes MKKERPFISIVIPTYNRPDQLAACLRACSRLDYPRDRCEVIVVDDGGGAPLDEAVKPFHGLLTLTLLRQENAGPAAARNKGAVEAAGEVLIFTDDDCMPASDWLKVVAAQFVASPDSAVGGETYNALTQNLYSTASQLLVSYLLAYYSDIPERVRFFPSCNVAFPTKQFLEIGGFDLSFPRSAGEDRELCDRWQHRGYRLRYVPEAVVYHAHHLTAKTFLRQHFHYGCGAYYYHLLRARHRRQSMKIEPPAFYANLLAYPFGKIAFGKAIAVVLLLIAAQAANAAGFFWERARGARGRAGSQSPAI
- a CDS encoding hypothetical protein (Evidence 4 : Unknown function but conserved in other organisms; MaGe:77309285), producing the protein MAKGNNIPPLVVLGLDGGDAGFIRQWTEDGYLPTIASIMQRGCYGRIGGPELLSTQGAWLSFFSGLSRSEHGHYFNRQLMPGTYDLRNVTAQDAQTLPFWSYLRGGSKKVAIIDALEAELLPDLPGIQLTNWAIQQQYNHAIVPPSAEPASLLSEIRRHVGPPIHIDVFKPGSSLRDDIEACRLMRKRIEEKGTLCRRLLAQDRYDLAVITFVEAHTAAHRFWDYRPGGIRCAEAAGKGSVLSTAIRDVYQAIDREMGLLLKQLPDEANVFVVSLFGMKDLHPTTGLIEDFCRKLGYQTLAQRDRRSPNALTWLRRSISPDVRARMSQWLPRRVQVRLEADRLQPETNWAQTKAFSIPALNTSFVRVNLRGREPQGIVEPGGEYERLLNQIEADLRQLVDVRSGKPAVERVIRTADAFRCASPTVLPDLSVEWRATPYLMDRVSHPKAELVQGRSHYNRSSYHTFSGFVAAAGPSIEVGRDLGDVSPLDFAPAFQFLMGHPLPQSGMNRILNRCVCRPLLSTGTTPMAG